A genomic stretch from Pelotomaculum schinkii includes:
- a CDS encoding ATP-binding protein yields the protein MKWIQEIYKKWHASIAHVFLLHFNVSDTVDSIDSTVEFLRKSPLVADREIIICYNRSAGISFPIPEHRKVLLDELGLKGSDINPLGIDEALPRDPVAALILIEAALRLFFVDSDGESKPKTAVIIDYAETLAPAAELAQMSPGDRTVLTTLLRWARDSQIAELGSPVFLVTENLSDIHPALRSASSRIEAVQVPLPAQEDRQRFIEALAAKYALEDGSANLKDITVTQMARLTAGLKKLHLEDIFLRADTDEVPVTPELVKERKKDIISSEYGDVLQIIDPEVDFSDIGGMRHIKEFFLKNVIRPLREGNLKRCPMGILLPGPAGTGKTVLGEAVAKESGINCCSLNLAKIMDKWVGSSEANLEKALKCVEALSPAIVLVDEIDQAGLSRDNSGDSGVSNRLFKRLLEFMSDTRHRGRVVFIGLTNRPDKMDAALKRPGRFDKKLPVLPPDAEERADIYRVICKKYSIACSLSEEELQEAAEATEEGYTGAEIEALVLKAAEVAEDAGSEAIQAEHIRYALDVYRPTTQSIEEMTSLALEECNDLELLPPAYRQRLAEKRVRKLQVVGESGQSRRKRNL from the coding sequence TTGAAATGGATACAAGAAATTTATAAGAAATGGCATGCTTCTATAGCTCATGTCTTTTTACTGCACTTCAATGTCTCTGATACGGTAGACAGCATTGATTCCACGGTGGAATTTTTAAGGAAATCACCGCTGGTCGCCGATAGGGAGATCATTATCTGCTACAATCGATCCGCCGGGATTAGTTTCCCAATTCCGGAACACCGCAAGGTGCTACTGGATGAACTGGGGTTAAAGGGTTCCGACATCAATCCCCTGGGGATAGACGAGGCTCTGCCCAGAGATCCAGTTGCAGCCCTTATTCTAATTGAGGCTGCCCTGCGCCTTTTCTTCGTGGACAGTGACGGTGAGAGCAAGCCAAAGACCGCTGTGATTATTGACTATGCGGAAACCCTAGCGCCCGCGGCCGAATTAGCCCAAATGTCGCCCGGTGACAGGACCGTTCTCACAACACTTTTGCGCTGGGCACGGGACAGTCAGATCGCCGAGCTGGGTTCACCCGTTTTTCTGGTGACGGAAAACCTTTCCGATATTCACCCGGCCCTGCGTTCTGCCAGCAGCCGGATTGAGGCAGTGCAGGTACCCCTGCCTGCTCAAGAAGATCGTCAGCGATTTATCGAAGCCTTAGCCGCTAAATATGCCCTTGAAGACGGCTCGGCCAACCTGAAGGATATCACCGTTACACAAATGGCCAGATTAACCGCCGGCTTGAAGAAGCTGCACTTGGAAGACATCTTCCTGCGCGCCGACACTGACGAAGTGCCGGTGACCCCTGAGTTGGTGAAAGAGCGCAAGAAGGACATCATCTCATCGGAATACGGTGACGTGCTGCAGATCATTGACCCTGAAGTTGACTTTAGTGACATCGGGGGAATGAGGCACATAAAGGAATTCTTCCTGAAGAACGTCATTCGACCCCTGCGTGAGGGGAACCTGAAGCGCTGCCCCATGGGCATACTCCTGCCCGGCCCTGCCGGCACCGGCAAGACTGTTCTTGGCGAGGCGGTGGCCAAAGAGAGCGGGATCAACTGCTGTTCTCTTAACCTGGCCAAAATTATGGACAAGTGGGTGGGATCGTCCGAGGCGAACCTAGAGAAAGCCCTTAAGTGTGTTGAGGCCCTTTCGCCAGCTATCGTCCTTGTTGATGAGATAGACCAGGCCGGACTTTCCAGGGACAACAGCGGCGACTCGGGAGTCTCCAACAGGCTCTTTAAACGCCTCTTGGAATTTATGTCGGACACAAGGCACCGGGGCAGGGTCGTGTTTATCGGCCTGACCAACCGGCCGGACAAGATGGACGCTGCCTTGAAGCGTCCCGGTCGGTTTGATAAGAAACTGCCTGTGCTTCCTCCTGACGCGGAGGAAAGGGCAGACATCTACCGGGTCATATGCAAGAAATACAGTATTGCCTGTTCGCTCTCTGAAGAGGAGCTGCAAGAGGCGGCCGAAGCCACAGAAGAAGGGTATACCGGCGCCGAAATCGAGGCCCTGGTCCTGAAGGCTGCAGAGGTAGCCGAGGATGCCGGCTCAGAGGCAATCCAGGCAGAGCACATTCGTTACGCCCTGGATGTTTACAGGCCAACCACACAAAGCATTGAGGAGATGACCAGTCTGGCGCTGGAGGAATGTAACGATCTGGAGTTGTTACCCCCGGCTTACCGGCAGAGACTTGCTGAAAAGCGCGTTCGAAAACTGCAGGTTGTCGGCGAAAGTGGTCAATCCAGGCGGAAACGTAATTTATAA
- a CDS encoding DUF3150 domain-containing protein, with amino-acid sequence MDIRNIMDDLLKNIAQEEGDKSIVDQKNEIADRLGCDPDDIRVRMDATATKLARKGILVDLKITRERFELLLDAVDLGIEAKDDYGEFLDEYIKLGRRRLIPLSYLKNLDAVETRARRLLKESSFNTAWGHFVPYQVYDELRRRLEEFKVDYKRYHDSIIADYDSIRASTYMKYREAAQEVYRTLQKDPYASVPEYFVENFVFRVMNAFPSVEEIEGSYKFEINLSFVPVTTTMAEMETRMANAVMARAENAVAEEIRQSYTRHVEGFISDLAAQLRSMIFEAVSAAQESVKRHGHLPGPSVNSLRQLVGKVQALNFMEDRVVIQQLGELSGMLEKESKDRDAGETLDLLKKIAEENRQVLLSLGHKPRATRGRVTLETEQQVVTGGRKRRGVVISGSDENRDMPVEGGRRRRGGVPMQTMAV; translated from the coding sequence ATGGACATTCGGAATATCATGGACGATCTGCTTAAGAATATTGCCCAGGAAGAGGGCGATAAGAGCATCGTTGATCAGAAAAACGAAATTGCTGATAGACTGGGATGCGATCCAGACGACATCCGCGTTCGGATGGACGCCACTGCGACTAAACTGGCCAGAAAAGGTATTCTGGTTGATCTGAAGATCACCCGGGAACGGTTTGAGCTGCTGCTCGACGCAGTAGACCTGGGGATTGAAGCAAAGGACGATTACGGCGAGTTTCTGGACGAATACATTAAACTTGGACGGCGCAGGCTCATTCCATTAAGCTATCTCAAGAACCTTGATGCCGTTGAGACGAGGGCCAGGAGGTTGCTCAAAGAGTCCAGCTTTAACACCGCGTGGGGGCATTTTGTACCCTACCAGGTGTATGATGAGCTGCGCCGAAGGCTGGAAGAGTTTAAGGTCGATTATAAGAGATATCACGACAGCATTATAGCCGACTATGACAGCATTCGGGCGAGCACCTACATGAAATACCGCGAGGCGGCTCAGGAGGTATACCGGACGCTTCAAAAAGATCCCTATGCCAGTGTACCTGAATACTTTGTGGAGAACTTTGTGTTCCGTGTCATGAACGCCTTTCCAAGTGTGGAAGAGATCGAGGGATCTTATAAGTTTGAGATCAACCTCAGTTTCGTGCCCGTAACGACAACGATGGCCGAGATGGAAACACGCATGGCCAATGCGGTGATGGCCAGGGCGGAAAATGCTGTGGCTGAAGAAATCAGGCAATCATACACCCGACACGTGGAAGGGTTTATTTCCGACCTGGCCGCCCAGTTGCGGTCGATGATTTTTGAGGCTGTATCGGCTGCCCAAGAGAGTGTTAAAAGACATGGGCACCTGCCGGGGCCAAGTGTCAACTCACTGCGTCAACTGGTGGGTAAAGTGCAGGCGCTAAACTTCATGGAGGACCGGGTTGTCATCCAGCAGCTCGGCGAACTTTCCGGGATGCTTGAAAAAGAATCCAAAGACCGGGATGCCGGGGAAACCTTGGATTTATTGAAAAAGATAGCGGAAGAAAACCGCCAGGTTCTCTTGTCTCTGGGGCACAAACCGAGGGCTACGCGCGGCCGTGTTACACTGGAAACCGAACAGCAAGTAGTGACTGGCGGGCGCAAACGGCGCGGTGTGGTAATAAGTGGAAGTGACGAAAACAGGGACATGCCTGTCGAAGGTGGCCGCCGCCGGCGTGGTGGGGTACCGATGCAAACCATGGCGGTGTAA
- a CDS encoding IS110 family transposase, giving the protein MKRTQNEKISQIKIETLVVGIDIGKETHYARAFDYRGIELAKLLIFSNTAEGFQHLDRWMRDICKQQEKTEVIAGFEPTGHYWFSLGDHLKRKGHKLAIVNPFHVKRTKELDDNSPTKNDRKDPKTIAMLVKDGRYRDVYIPDDIYQELREAVAERERLQERLNATHNRVVRWLDIRFPEFAGVFKKWTGKTALLTLKIFPTPAKVLEAGADKILATWRTVVKRSVGIKRAQALVKAASNSIGRTTGHVASDASLQNLLAEYELYHAQHERLEQLMLELLLQVPNAAKLLKIKGVGLVTATTFVGETGDIHRFEHPRQIQKLAGCNLVENSSGKHKGKTTISHRGRKRLRHGLFMAMIAILGKNPEFQELHQRNLTREKNPLNKMQSIIALCGKLIRVFYTILSKGVDYNPEKMMGDIQQPVKIAA; this is encoded by the coding sequence ATGAAGCGTACACAAAACGAGAAAATTTCGCAAATAAAAATTGAAACCTTGGTGGTCGGAATCGATATTGGAAAAGAAACCCATTATGCAAGAGCCTTTGATTACAGAGGGATTGAACTGGCCAAGCTGCTGATATTTAGCAACACGGCGGAAGGATTTCAACACCTTGACCGATGGATGCGGGACATCTGCAAGCAGCAAGAAAAGACCGAAGTCATCGCCGGTTTTGAGCCCACTGGACATTACTGGTTCTCATTGGGGGACCACCTAAAGCGCAAGGGTCATAAACTTGCAATAGTCAACCCTTTCCATGTCAAACGAACCAAGGAACTGGATGACAACAGCCCTACCAAGAATGACCGAAAGGATCCGAAAACCATCGCCATGTTAGTAAAAGACGGGCGTTACCGGGATGTGTACATACCCGACGACATCTATCAGGAACTGCGGGAAGCGGTGGCTGAACGGGAACGGCTTCAAGAGCGGTTAAATGCTACTCACAACAGGGTTGTTCGCTGGCTGGATATCCGGTTTCCAGAGTTTGCAGGGGTTTTTAAGAAATGGACAGGAAAAACAGCACTGCTGACACTTAAAATATTCCCGACACCAGCAAAGGTTTTGGAAGCGGGCGCAGACAAAATACTGGCCACATGGAGGACAGTTGTGAAACGTTCCGTAGGCATAAAAAGAGCGCAAGCGCTGGTAAAAGCAGCGTCCAACAGCATTGGCAGAACCACCGGCCATGTAGCTTCGGATGCCAGCCTGCAGAACCTGCTTGCAGAATATGAATTGTACCATGCACAACATGAACGCTTAGAACAACTAATGTTGGAACTACTGCTTCAGGTGCCGAATGCAGCCAAACTTCTGAAAATCAAGGGAGTGGGCTTGGTTACAGCCACAACCTTTGTCGGCGAAACCGGTGATATCCACAGGTTCGAACACCCTCGCCAGATACAAAAACTGGCTGGTTGTAACCTGGTTGAGAACAGCTCCGGCAAACACAAAGGAAAGACCACTATCAGTCACCGGGGGCGGAAGCGATTAAGGCATGGGCTGTTCATGGCCATGATTGCCATCCTGGGTAAAAACCCGGAGTTCCAGGAACTACACCAACGCAATCTAACAAGGGAAAAAAACCCGCTAAACAAGATGCAATCCATTATCGCCCTCTGCGGCAAACTCATCCGGGTATTCTACACCATTCTGAGCAAGGGTGTTGACTACAATCCTGAGAAGATGATGGGCGATATTCAACAGCCGGTTAAAATAGCCGCATGA